The following are from one region of the Edwardsiella tarda ATCC 15947 = NBRC 105688 genome:
- a CDS encoding phage tail tip protein — MGKGRAKQHTPYEAPDSLKSTQRLSIIDAISEGPIEGPVAGLASVYLNDTPAIDDEGNSNINGLTVIYNAGTQEQAALEGFEASGAETIIGSEVKATTPITRTITSANIDRLRLTLGVVALQSVSDEGDRDISSVTLRIQLQRDGHWQDTSELTLRGKTTSQFLTSVVLDDLPPRPFGVRVVRVTPDSTSDQLQNRTLWSSYTEIIDIRQRYPNTAVVGLLVNSEQFGSQQVRRTYLVRGRIIQVPANYDPLTRHYEGLWQGDFKAAWSNNPAWVLYDLLTHPRYGLGRRVGALSVDKWALYAIARYCDQPVPDGYGGSEPRMTCNASLSEQRKAYDVINDLCSIMRCMPVWNGQTLTFVQDRPSDAVWSYSNANVVEGRFNYTFSALKARHSAAEIRFVDPDNGWRVSTEYVADEGMIARYGLNVLKLDAFGCTCRGQAYRMGLWALTSEKLETQMVTFSLGMEGIRHLPGDIIEICDNDYAGIALGGRLLEVGEGWVRLDRPVNVETFTQLLVADRQGRQVSVAIHGQPAPDQLHVSALPPGCVAFDCWSLRQASLRPRLFRCLEIVENGDGSYGVTALQHVPEKESIVDNGAHFDPKPPTIYGIVPPAVQHLTVEISEAGGQYQAWVRWDTPRMVNGIRFLLQLKIQDGEVQRLVGNYTTSACEYRLYGLTLGHYQLSVRSVSVSGLRGDPTEIRFVIAAPEAPIEVAITPGYFQFTVTPRQTLFNPETQFEFWFSPRRLHDLDQIVTQASYLGSGRFWVVSGAMIRPGQNYYLYVRSVNAVGKSAFVEAVGQASNDAAGYLDFFAGQIGRTHLAQALREQIALGAESSGQIEEINQSWQDLQGRLNTLWGVRVQQLQDGRHYIAGLGVGIENDAQGEVQSQILLLADRLVMLDPDNGATTPLFVVQEGQMWLNELLLKRLIAASIISSGNPPTFVLTPEGALFARQADISGHVNATSGRLSHVTIDESCEVKEIRAETIKGDIVKVITLRLGTPLQISAAPFDRLLFAMPVAAHGTTSTNTTSSGKDGRDISSTSYSGTRIGININGREVVVANQLGSGVDVGTAIEPIPAATNITLELWVEKGNSNHMRRYTDDQTISMTLNCLLYKA; from the coding sequence ATGGGTAAGGGCAGGGCTAAACAACATACCCCCTATGAGGCACCGGATAGCCTGAAATCGACGCAGAGGCTCAGCATCATCGATGCGATTAGTGAGGGGCCGATAGAGGGCCCCGTCGCAGGATTAGCCAGCGTTTACCTCAACGATACGCCTGCCATCGATGATGAAGGTAACAGCAACATCAATGGCCTGACGGTGATCTACAACGCCGGTACTCAAGAGCAGGCTGCATTAGAGGGATTCGAGGCATCGGGTGCGGAGACGATCATTGGATCTGAGGTAAAGGCCACCACCCCGATCACGCGTACCATCACGTCAGCCAACATAGACCGTTTACGCCTGACGCTCGGTGTGGTCGCGTTACAGTCGGTCAGCGACGAAGGCGATCGCGATATCAGCAGCGTCACCCTACGGATCCAGCTGCAACGCGACGGCCATTGGCAGGACACCAGTGAGCTGACCCTCCGCGGCAAGACGACCAGCCAGTTTCTGACCTCCGTGGTGCTAGACGATCTACCGCCGCGCCCCTTTGGTGTCCGGGTGGTGCGTGTCACCCCGGATAGCACCAGCGATCAGCTGCAAAACCGTACCCTATGGTCGAGTTATACCGAGATCATCGATATTCGCCAACGCTACCCCAATACGGCCGTTGTAGGGCTATTGGTCAACAGCGAGCAGTTCGGGAGCCAGCAGGTGCGCCGTACCTACTTGGTGCGTGGGCGCATCATTCAGGTTCCGGCCAACTACGATCCGCTCACTCGCCATTATGAGGGGCTCTGGCAGGGCGACTTCAAGGCGGCCTGGAGCAACAACCCCGCCTGGGTTCTGTATGATCTTCTGACCCATCCCCGCTATGGCCTAGGGCGGCGTGTCGGCGCTCTCAGCGTGGATAAATGGGCGCTGTATGCCATCGCCCGCTACTGCGATCAACCTGTACCCGATGGCTACGGCGGTAGCGAACCGCGTATGACGTGCAACGCCAGCCTGAGCGAACAGCGCAAGGCTTACGATGTGATCAACGACCTCTGCTCCATCATGCGGTGTATGCCGGTCTGGAACGGTCAGACGCTTACCTTCGTGCAGGATCGCCCGTCCGACGCGGTCTGGTCTTATAGCAACGCCAATGTGGTTGAGGGGCGTTTCAATTACACCTTCAGCGCATTGAAGGCCCGCCATAGCGCCGCCGAGATCCGCTTCGTCGATCCCGACAACGGTTGGCGTGTTTCGACCGAATATGTGGCGGATGAGGGGATGATTGCCCGCTATGGACTGAACGTCCTCAAATTGGACGCGTTCGGCTGCACCTGTCGAGGCCAGGCGTACCGCATGGGGCTTTGGGCGCTGACCAGTGAAAAACTGGAAACCCAGATGGTGACCTTTAGCTTGGGGATGGAGGGGATCCGCCATCTCCCCGGCGATATCATCGAAATTTGCGATAACGACTATGCTGGCATTGCGCTTGGGGGGCGCTTGCTGGAGGTCGGCGAAGGATGGGTTCGCCTCGACCGCCCGGTTAACGTGGAGACGTTCACGCAGTTGCTGGTGGCGGACCGACAGGGGCGTCAAGTCAGCGTAGCCATTCATGGCCAACCGGCTCCGGATCAGCTACATGTTTCCGCTCTGCCTCCCGGATGCGTCGCGTTCGACTGTTGGAGTCTCCGTCAGGCGTCGTTACGTCCACGCCTGTTCCGCTGCTTGGAGATCGTGGAGAACGGCGATGGCAGCTATGGCGTGACGGCACTGCAACATGTACCGGAGAAGGAATCGATAGTCGATAACGGGGCTCATTTCGATCCCAAGCCGCCCACCATCTACGGCATCGTGCCGCCGGCGGTGCAACATCTGACGGTGGAGATTAGCGAAGCGGGCGGCCAATATCAGGCCTGGGTACGCTGGGATACCCCACGAATGGTTAACGGCATCCGTTTTCTCCTGCAACTGAAGATCCAGGATGGGGAGGTGCAGCGCTTAGTCGGCAACTACACTACAAGCGCCTGCGAATACCGCCTCTACGGGCTGACGTTGGGTCACTACCAGCTCAGTGTGCGTTCGGTCAGTGTCAGTGGGCTACGAGGCGACCCGACCGAGATCCGCTTTGTCATTGCGGCGCCAGAAGCGCCGATCGAGGTGGCCATTACGCCGGGCTATTTTCAGTTCACCGTAACGCCACGCCAGACCCTGTTTAATCCTGAGACACAATTCGAATTCTGGTTCAGCCCCCGGCGTCTGCACGATCTCGATCAGATCGTCACCCAGGCGAGTTATCTGGGGAGTGGGCGCTTTTGGGTGGTCTCCGGCGCGATGATCCGCCCAGGGCAGAATTACTACCTGTACGTTCGTAGTGTTAATGCCGTTGGCAAATCAGCCTTCGTCGAGGCTGTCGGCCAGGCCAGTAACGATGCCGCCGGTTATCTGGACTTCTTTGCCGGACAGATCGGCCGCACACATCTGGCCCAGGCGCTCAGGGAGCAGATCGCGTTAGGGGCTGAAAGCAGCGGTCAAATCGAGGAAATCAACCAAAGCTGGCAGGACTTGCAGGGTAGACTCAACACCCTGTGGGGCGTACGGGTACAGCAGTTACAGGATGGCCGTCACTATATCGCCGGCTTGGGTGTCGGCATCGAGAATGACGCTCAGGGGGAGGTGCAGAGTCAAATCCTGTTGTTGGCCGATCGTTTGGTGATGCTCGACCCGGATAACGGTGCTACGACGCCGCTATTCGTCGTGCAAGAAGGCCAGATGTGGCTGAACGAGCTGCTGCTTAAGCGGCTGATCGCCGCCTCTATTATCTCATCGGGGAATCCTCCTACCTTCGTCCTCACCCCGGAGGGGGCGCTGTTTGCGCGTCAGGCGGATATCAGTGGCCATGTCAATGCCACCAGTGGCCGTCTTAGCCATGTCACCATCGATGAGAGCTGCGAAGTGAAGGAGATCCGCGCCGAAACCATCAAGGGCGATATCGTCAAGGTCATCACGCTGAGGCTGGGCACGCCGTTGCAGATCAGTGCCGCCCCCTTCGATCGCCTACTGTTTGCCATGCCGGTCGCAGCCCACGGTACGACCTCGACCAATACCACCAGCTCAGGGAAGGATGGGCGGGATATCAGCAGTACTAGCTACTCTGGGACACGGATAGGTATCAACATCAATGGCCGAGAGGTGGTGGTCGCTAACCAACTTGGCTCAGGGGTCGATGTGGGGACAGCTATCGAGCCCATCCCTGCCGCAACGAATATTACGCTGGAGTTGTGGGTTGAAAAGGGAAATAGCAACCATATGCGGCGTTATACCGATGACCAGACTATCTCAATGACGCTCAACTGCCTGCTGTACAAGGCCTAA
- a CDS encoding phage tail protein, with translation METFRWPIRPDLVIVSQPRVSRIRFGDGYEQRRPDGLNADLKIYSVTLVASLAEGALLEAFFARHGGVDAFRWTPPYGYRPINVLCRQWRSVRHARKITFTADFEQVVA, from the coding sequence ATGGAAACCTTTCGCTGGCCAATCCGCCCCGATCTGGTGATCGTGTCGCAGCCGCGGGTCAGCCGAATCCGGTTCGGCGATGGCTACGAACAGCGTCGTCCGGATGGTTTGAATGCCGATCTTAAGATCTACAGCGTGACCTTAGTGGCATCCCTCGCCGAGGGGGCACTGCTGGAGGCGTTCTTCGCCCGTCATGGTGGCGTCGACGCGTTTCGTTGGACACCGCCGTACGGTTACCGTCCGATCAACGTGCTCTGCCGCCAATGGCGGTCGGTTCGTCACGCGCGCAAGATAACCTTTACCGCTGACTTTGAACAGGTGGTCGCATGA
- a CDS encoding tail assembly protein: MATTDSLPLAPPRLARICLYGDLQRFGRRHALLAATAAEAVYALASQLPALRRQLLQGWYQVRLAGEDMTTEILAQRLHEPLPDRAVIHIVPRPVGAKSGFIQTILGAAFVAFAAWNPLGWSSAVIGGLVASGGGLALSGVAMMLTPMPKTPSLQRADNGKPNTYFSSLDNLVAQGNPVPVVYGEIMVGSRVISQEVSVWDEQGDVIVVGMR; the protein is encoded by the coding sequence ATGGCAACGACAGACTCACTCCCTCTGGCGCCACCACGCCTGGCACGCATCTGCCTTTACGGCGATCTGCAACGATTTGGCCGCCGCCACGCTCTGTTAGCCGCTACGGCAGCGGAGGCGGTTTATGCCTTGGCTAGCCAATTACCGGCGCTACGCCGCCAACTGTTACAGGGATGGTATCAAGTCCGTCTCGCTGGCGAGGACATGACGACCGAGATCTTGGCGCAGCGCCTGCACGAGCCGCTGCCCGATCGGGCGGTGATCCACATCGTCCCACGCCCAGTCGGCGCCAAAAGCGGCTTTATCCAAACTATCCTGGGCGCGGCGTTTGTCGCCTTTGCCGCCTGGAACCCGCTGGGGTGGTCTAGCGCAGTGATCGGCGGCCTTGTCGCCAGCGGCGGCGGACTAGCGCTGAGCGGCGTTGCCATGATGCTGACGCCGATGCCCAAGACACCAAGCCTGCAGCGTGCGGATAACGGCAAACCCAACACCTACTTCTCCAGCCTGGATAACCTGGTCGCCCAAGGGAACCCGGTACCGGTGGTCTACGGCGAGATCATGGTGGGGTCACGGGTCATCTCACAGGAGGTGAGCGTGTGGGATGAGCAAGGCGACGTCATCGTCGTCGGCATGCGCTAA
- a CDS encoding C40 family peptidase encodes MAMLDDDILAHAARMAPAESCGFVIRTPMGERYLPCKNRSLEPRRYFRMTPQDYLQASARGELVALVHSHPHGDPYLSAADRRLQIASALPWWLVCEGRIARYRPVPLLLGRPFVHGHADCYALLRDAYHLAGIALPAMHYDADWYQQGADLYLQELPRNGFSRIPLAAAQAGDVLLCCFGCSVANHAAIYCDDGQLLHHLPNQLSKREGYSERWQRQTHSLWRHHAWHASAFTAICNDLAAATLC; translated from the coding sequence ATCGCCATGCTTGATGACGACATTCTGGCGCATGCGGCACGCATGGCGCCGGCGGAGTCCTGCGGCTTTGTGATACGAACGCCAATGGGCGAACGCTACCTACCATGCAAAAACCGCTCACTGGAGCCGAGGCGCTATTTTCGCATGACCCCACAGGATTACCTCCAAGCCAGTGCACGCGGTGAGCTGGTCGCCCTGGTTCATAGCCACCCACATGGCGATCCTTATCTCAGCGCCGCCGATCGGCGGCTTCAGATCGCCAGTGCCTTACCTTGGTGGCTGGTCTGCGAGGGGCGTATCGCCCGTTATCGACCTGTTCCATTACTACTGGGACGCCCCTTCGTGCATGGCCATGCCGACTGTTATGCCTTGCTGCGCGACGCCTATCACCTTGCAGGGATCGCGTTGCCGGCCATGCACTACGACGCTGACTGGTACCAACAGGGCGCCGATCTTTACCTGCAAGAGCTGCCCCGTAACGGGTTTTCCCGTATCCCTCTGGCGGCAGCCCAGGCTGGCGATGTGTTGCTGTGCTGCTTCGGCTGTTCGGTCGCGAACCATGCCGCCATTTACTGTGATGACGGGCAGTTACTGCACCATCTCCCTAACCAACTCAGCAAACGGGAAGGATATAGCGAACGATGGCAACGACAGACTCACTCCCTCTGGCGCCACCACGCCTGGCACGCATCTGCCTTTACGGCGATCTGCAACGATTTGGCCGCCGCCACGCTCTGTTAG
- a CDS encoding phage tail tape measure protein yields the protein MSQISQLEVRLDADTAQFQEGLARARAELGLIGQASREAAQQTQSAFDSLSRAEQIALNRLKSAIDSTTRALTQLERQQRQLQAQFAAGNLTQAEYARYMQVLDRNLQGVISRERLLKTASTGCTEALQRQQKMVQRLNISHGQYQMALRLLPMQMTDVVTQLASGQNPLLILIQQGGQVRDSFGGIRNTFIALSQVISPLSLLLVGLAGAGGAWAYALYQADQEQRQFQRGLILTGHYAGLTTSQLQRLAQSLAGDGVTRHGMADSLAQVVSSGAFSDAQVARVARAAAQMAQAVGQSVEETISQFTRLQQEPLSAVQALDEALHFLSAATLQQIATLEDQGRRSDAARLAIDAYASALNERAHAIRDDLGYLEAAWHAVSDTAAAAWESMLNLGREQTLEARIAALAQQIQAGGRQFGAVFVPANQQDHAQLARLREEKYQRDVAAARDKAERQEQERQKRQLAANRHWQALYESEEQQHQRRLEAIRNSAASEAVKQAALAEERRRYQSRQDRRHAPREDEGQRLLAQYRQRQAQLDAELAKARQANGSQLLDAERQRLQLQQRLSDMQGRQLSDNDKSLLANRQQLELLLAQNMARETALARQQALNALQRKGDQLAQQASQEMERARYQQESLLAGTQLGNQARQRLQQALALRQYYQTRLDQLERDSRAKGTQESDAYRQVTAALRDNLAQRLALLERYHAQVDAQESNWQLGAIRALNNVAEQGEQVATLTEGVFTRAFDGMGDALAHFALTGKLEFRSFAASVLSDLAKMELRIATSKTLGLLLNFGRSLLGGSNEGYGANAFDNGMYNHLRFNALGGVYRTPSLHRYSGTVVSHPTVFAFAQGAGIMGEAGAEAILPLRRAADGKLGVVASGVVRESNFSPVYNITINNDGQRGEIGPQALAAIYEVSRRSVADYLATQRRDGGLLGEP from the coding sequence ATGTCCCAGATCAGCCAACTTGAAGTCCGACTGGATGCGGACACCGCGCAGTTCCAGGAGGGGTTAGCCCGAGCCCGTGCCGAATTGGGACTCATCGGGCAGGCCAGTCGGGAGGCGGCGCAGCAGACCCAGTCGGCATTCGACTCATTATCTCGGGCCGAGCAGATAGCCCTCAACCGTCTGAAGTCAGCCATCGATTCCACGACCCGGGCACTGACACAGCTAGAACGTCAGCAACGCCAGCTTCAAGCACAATTTGCGGCTGGGAACCTGACCCAAGCCGAATATGCCCGTTATATGCAGGTGCTCGACCGTAACCTGCAAGGGGTGATCAGTCGTGAGCGTCTATTGAAAACCGCCTCGACGGGGTGTACCGAGGCGCTACAACGTCAGCAAAAAATGGTGCAGCGCCTCAATATCAGCCACGGCCAATATCAAATGGCGCTCCGTCTGCTACCGATGCAGATGACCGACGTGGTGACCCAGCTCGCCAGCGGCCAGAACCCGTTACTGATCCTGATCCAGCAGGGTGGCCAGGTTCGGGATTCGTTCGGTGGGATCCGTAATACCTTTATTGCTTTGAGCCAGGTGATCTCCCCGCTGAGCCTGTTGCTGGTCGGTCTGGCGGGGGCCGGTGGCGCGTGGGCCTATGCCCTGTATCAGGCCGATCAGGAGCAGCGCCAGTTTCAGCGAGGGCTAATCTTGACTGGCCACTATGCCGGCCTGACGACGTCGCAGCTACAACGTCTAGCTCAGAGCCTGGCAGGTGACGGTGTCACGCGTCACGGCATGGCCGATTCCCTGGCGCAGGTGGTGAGCAGTGGTGCCTTTTCCGATGCACAGGTTGCGCGTGTCGCTCGCGCCGCCGCCCAGATGGCGCAGGCCGTCGGGCAATCGGTCGAGGAGACCATCAGCCAGTTTACGCGGCTGCAGCAGGAACCGCTGAGCGCGGTGCAAGCGCTGGATGAGGCCTTACACTTCCTGAGCGCTGCCACCCTACAGCAGATCGCCACGCTGGAAGATCAAGGGCGGCGCAGTGACGCCGCGCGTCTCGCCATCGATGCCTATGCCTCCGCGCTGAATGAGCGAGCGCATGCAATCCGGGACGACTTAGGCTACCTGGAGGCGGCTTGGCATGCCGTTTCGGACACGGCTGCCGCCGCCTGGGAGTCGATGCTAAACCTGGGGCGTGAGCAGACATTAGAGGCGCGGATTGCGGCGCTAGCGCAGCAGATCCAGGCCGGAGGGCGCCAATTCGGCGCGGTGTTCGTTCCGGCCAATCAGCAAGATCATGCCCAGTTGGCTCGCCTACGGGAAGAGAAGTACCAGCGCGATGTCGCTGCCGCCCGGGATAAGGCTGAACGGCAGGAGCAGGAGCGGCAGAAGCGCCAGTTAGCCGCCAACCGCCATTGGCAGGCGCTCTACGAAAGTGAGGAGCAACAACATCAGCGCCGCCTCGAGGCGATCCGTAACAGCGCCGCCAGCGAAGCAGTTAAGCAGGCGGCATTGGCGGAGGAGCGTCGTCGCTACCAAAGCCGCCAGGATCGTCGCCATGCGCCCCGGGAGGACGAGGGGCAACGTCTGTTAGCTCAGTACCGTCAGCGCCAAGCTCAACTCGATGCCGAGCTGGCGAAGGCACGTCAGGCTAATGGCAGTCAGTTGCTCGATGCCGAACGGCAGCGGCTGCAACTGCAGCAACGCCTCAGCGATATGCAGGGGCGTCAACTGAGCGATAACGACAAGAGCCTGCTGGCCAATCGACAACAGCTGGAGCTTCTCTTGGCGCAAAACATGGCGCGGGAGACGGCCTTGGCGCGCCAACAGGCATTAAATGCCCTGCAACGGAAGGGAGATCAGCTGGCCCAACAAGCCAGCCAAGAGATGGAGAGGGCGCGTTACCAGCAAGAGAGCCTGCTGGCCGGCACACAACTGGGTAATCAGGCGCGTCAGCGTTTACAGCAGGCCTTGGCCCTACGCCAATACTACCAAACACGCCTGGATCAACTGGAGCGGGATAGCCGCGCCAAGGGGACCCAGGAGAGCGACGCCTATCGCCAGGTTACCGCGGCGTTACGGGATAACTTGGCGCAACGTCTGGCGTTGTTAGAGCGCTACCACGCTCAGGTAGATGCACAGGAGAGCAACTGGCAGTTGGGCGCGATCCGGGCGCTGAATAATGTGGCGGAGCAGGGGGAACAGGTGGCGACGCTGACCGAGGGGGTCTTTACCCGGGCCTTCGATGGCATGGGCGACGCGCTGGCGCACTTCGCCCTGACGGGCAAGCTGGAGTTTCGCAGCTTCGCCGCCTCGGTGCTGAGCGATTTGGCCAAGATGGAGCTCCGCATCGCCACCTCCAAAACCTTGGGGTTGCTGTTGAACTTTGGTCGCAGCCTGTTAGGGGGCAGCAATGAGGGATACGGCGCTAATGCTTTTGACAACGGCATGTACAACCATCTTCGTTTCAATGCCCTCGGTGGCGTCTACCGTACCCCCAGTCTCCATCGCTACAGTGGCACGGTAGTCAGTCATCCCACCGTCTTCGCCTTTGCGCAGGGCGCGGGGATCATGGGGGAAGCGGGGGCGGAGGCGATCTTACCGCTGCGCCGAGCCGCGGACGGTAAGCTGGGTGTCGTCGCCAGCGGTGTAGTCCGAGAGAGCAACTTCTCCCCGGTCTACAACATCACGATCAACAACGATGGTCAGCGGGGAGAGATTGGCCCACAGGCCTTGGCCGCCATCTACGAGGTGAGCCGGCGCAGCGTGGCGGACTACTTGGCGACGCAACGGCGTGACGGCGGCTTACTGGGAGAACCCTGA
- a CDS encoding phage minor tail protein L: protein MIPSSMQQEASRLSQSARLDVWEVDLTAIGGERHFFTNQHNEKGQDIVWQGRTYIAYPVTGSGFTFNGRGPANRPELHLSNLFGLLTAMVEDYDGLVGGSVIRRTLYARFLDAVNFYQGNPEADPEQEQVQHYRIEQVVNVTRDSVRVVLSAPTESDGALCPGRIMLADVCAWIYRSEECGYLGPPVADALDRPTQDPAADQCSKTRRACELRHNIDSYGGFLSINKLTQ, encoded by the coding sequence ATGATACCGTCATCGATGCAACAGGAGGCGAGTCGCCTGAGCCAATCCGCTCGCCTGGATGTGTGGGAGGTCGATCTGACCGCCATCGGTGGCGAACGTCATTTTTTCACCAACCAGCACAATGAAAAGGGGCAGGACATCGTCTGGCAGGGGCGGACGTATATCGCCTATCCCGTTACCGGTAGCGGCTTTACCTTCAATGGTCGCGGGCCAGCTAACCGTCCCGAGCTGCACCTCTCCAATCTCTTTGGTCTGCTTACCGCTATGGTCGAGGATTACGACGGGCTGGTGGGTGGCAGTGTGATACGCCGTACCCTCTATGCCCGCTTTTTGGATGCGGTGAACTTCTATCAGGGCAATCCCGAGGCTGATCCGGAGCAGGAACAGGTACAACACTACCGGATCGAGCAGGTGGTAAATGTCACGCGAGATAGTGTGCGAGTGGTGTTATCCGCACCGACGGAAAGTGACGGCGCCCTTTGCCCTGGGCGCATCATGCTGGCCGACGTTTGCGCATGGATCTACCGCAGCGAAGAGTGCGGCTACCTGGGGCCCCCCGTGGCGGATGCCCTCGACCGACCCACTCAAGATCCCGCCGCCGACCAATGCAGTAAGACACGCCGTGCCTGTGAGTTACGGCACAACATCGACAGTTATGGCGGCTTTCTCTCCATCAATAAACTGACCCAATAG